Part of the Temnothorax longispinosus isolate EJ_2023e chromosome 5, Tlon_JGU_v1, whole genome shotgun sequence genome is shown below.
attaTAGGGCGCGCGCGAGGTAGAGGCAGCAGACATCTATGCACTGTGTGTGCTgccattatttaaattatttaaacttatttgttacttaatttaaataagaactTCTCCATTTTCTCAGATGCTCCGGGGCAATCGTCTATCAGGGATTCGCCCCGCCATCTTTCTTCGCCTCCTCATTCGTGGGGTTCATTTTTTCGTCCTTTTCGTTTTCTAAATAAGagattcaaataattatcacattcTTTTTCCCTACCGTTAATTGCATAGGATGTGATTTAATACCTTTTGGTTCCGCCTTTATATCATCTTCTTTCTTTACATCAGTATCCATGGCCTCCTGACCTTTTTCCAAACGAGGGCGCTTCCTAGATCCCTAGATTAACATGAAAAAGAAGACCAAGATAAGAATATCTATTTAAACGTCcgtatttttctaaatttttacattgtgcATCAAATATTATACTGTTATAATAAAGATCACATACCTTGTACGATCTATTGTCTCTTCGCCCACCTTCGCCTTCGTCTTCACTATCACTATATTCGTTTTCATGTTGCATTCTTTTATCTAGGTCGCGCTGAGGCAATCTATCATCCGGATTTGCCTTTTCTTCAGCTTCCGAATCTTCAATAACCGCTCCATCCTCTGGTATTGCCTGGACTTGTACGCCAGGGGCATGAGGTAGCATTCTTAAATTTTCGAACAGTCTCGTTCTACGAATAAACGCAATTACGGATTAGCTTACTTACATGATGCCACACAAAACTAAACGTAGTAATGTAAGaatgtttactttattttgtCCAGATATTCAGGAGTGTTTTGATTCGCCATGTTTGATGGActaatatgtaatttgaagTCTGGgccaaaatattcaaaataatcattataagGAAGCTCATTAGCGATCTCACATCCAAGAGCTACCGATGTTTCGTATGTCCAACATCTGGACACGTTCCTGATGGTGTAACCACCACCTCCAACCATCAAGAAaggcaaattatattttttcacgaaCTCTACGCATTTGCCATGACCCCTCAcggttaaattaaaacatccCAATCGATCGCCTGTATTGGTTaggatttatatttaaaagttctCAAACATTTCATCGTAATATAATAGCTTCTTTTGACAGGTCTTACCTGTCAATGAATCAGCCCCACATTGCAGAACAACAGCAGAAGGTTGAAACGTTTCCATCACTTTCGAGATAATAGGGACAAAGATCGACTCATAGCTCTCATCGTCCATGCCATCTCTCAAAGGTATGTTGACCGCATAGTATTTTCCCTGTTAACAATAAGAAGAAACCATGTAATTTAATGCTAATAGCAttacgaatataaataattactatgttctgacaatttttttaccttgCCTGCCCCGATATCACGAAGATCTCCAGTTCCAGGAAAATACTCGCCATACTTGTGGAACGAAACTGTCATTACTCTGTCTGTCGTATAAAAAGCCTCCTCTACACCGTCGCCGTGATGAACATCAATATCGATGTACAAGACTCTCTGATGATACTTGAGCAATTCCAATATTCCAAGCACAATATCATTCACGTAGCAAAAGCCGGAGGCTTCACTTTTTTTTGCATGGTGTAATCCGCCGCCCCAATTAATACAGATTTCAGAAGCTTGTTTATTAAGCTTTACAGCGGCGGCTACTGATCCGCCGGCTGATAATTGACAAAACTCATACAGACCGTCGAAAACAGGACAGTCTTCTCCTACATTAACTGAATGCAAAAGGAAagattaatgaatattttcgACTTCGATATTATATCCAGCTTATTCAATTCTTCCATCGATATCTTACATCGTTGCATTTGCTTGTTGTACTCCGACATGTTATCTGGCCTTATAGATCTCAGAAATCTAATATATTCGTCACTGTGAAATTTCGTCATCTCGTCTGCTGTGGCTTTATGAGGCCGCTaaccaataataaaatacaattagaTTACAATATTCTACTATATTCAGcgaagtattaaaatatagctTTTCGGAAGCTTAAAAATCTCCAACGAGTACTCACGTATATCTCCATCTTCCTATAAAGACCATAGTTCAAAAGTAAATTGTGCGTCATCCTTATGCGATGTGGCTTCATAGGATGTCCTTGGCCGTAATAGTAATTTCCAATATCACCTAGACAAATTAAGAGGGCACGTGCGTAAATGAGCCAACGTGATATTCAATAGACGCGAAATATTTGGCTATCATCGAATGACGCGAGTCGGCTGACGAACTACGATGTGCCGGAGCACACCTGAGAATCTCTCGCGATAACCTATGCAAAAACTGTATCATCTTCCACGGCGTTCGCCGAAATACCGTTTTCAGGGAAAATTATCTTCGACAAGGGTGAATTATATTCGAGAAATGACCTCTTGCAGTTCGCATTAGTCAATAATCTCCTAAAATCCTACTATATTGCTCATAACCTAACCTATCGCCGTCTGAAGTTCAAGCTGTCAGTTTCGGTTTTTTCGTGACAAAACATCGTCTCACGGTTGAGAAGAGTTACAGTTCTAAGCGCAGGGCGTATAATTATTGCCACATATGGcaacaaatatttgaaaattcgTGACTTGGAGAACGTCAAAGTCCCATTACATGTGATCCCCATTCCTACATAAGTTCTGTCGAGACATCGAATTCCTCGATTATCAGCCGCCGTCGTCAAGAATAGGTAGATTACAAAATGTGTTATTTGTAGTAAGAGAGATATTGATTCGATAACGTCAAAGGTGCTCAAGTATACGGTGGCTGTGCATATATATAGCAATGGCCGACGCTCTTGCTCTTGCCCAAGCTTGTCTACGATCGCACGTAACCGCGGCTGAGAATCTCTCGTCTTAACGTGACAAAAATCGTATTATCTACGTCGGGGAGCATGCGAGGGACGATGTAACGTGGTAGAACGATCGTGCCTCGACGTGTTTGACGTTGACGGGCCGCGGACGGGCCGATACGCCGCCGGATGCCGAGCTGGAGCATGCAAAATAGACGCGGTAAGCGCGAACGGCGCAAACACATTTTACAAGCTTCTCCCCCcacgcgcgtgtgtgtgcgtgcggcGTTTTTCGCGGGATCACAAAGTGCGGTGGTTTCCCCTCGATAACTTACTGTCGTAATAGTAGCAGACGCGTTTTCTGCTGTGCTGCTGCATGGACATTTTTACTGGATCCATTTCGATGAAATTGACAAAACGCTCGGCACGGAATTAAACGAGGACCGCGGAGTGTCGCTGCTCTCACCAACAGACACAGCGTCGCTGAAACGACCGCACGCGCAGGCGTCGAACACTCGTATTGCGGGTTACTAGCTTGTCGCGGAGATGACGCTGCGGCGCGCGATGCCTGGCCTCGATCATAAACATATCGTGCTACTGAGATCGGAAATCTAGAcgtaaaaaattacggaaatcaGATTGGACATGAGGCGAATATCTTCCGGTAGAAACTTTATTGTAGAAATGTCGCGATTGGCTAGAATGATCTTTTCTATAATTGAAGtcttctgtttttttattttcaaattttaaatgcgCCAAATACATGATGGAGTATGtatttgcgtttttttttttttttttttttattaaaagcactCAAAATGTCTACTTAGGGGAGGTATTCATAATtcaatcttatatttaagattttcAATAATGATCTCGACACACAATAGTTTTATTAGGTAGAATTTTACAATCAATTAAAACTTGATTTAAAACTaccttaaatataaaatggaattttagATACCGTCTTtggagaataaaaaaagaaaattattactatGCGAGTCGGCATCGATTTTGacgcattataaaatttctatcaTTGATAACAGATCACTGCTTATGAAGCTGTTactttaaaatgatttatttcattcGAAATGTACTAAATATCTATAGTTCACgttaaatatagatttttcagTACAATTATCATTTCAGAACCTACTCATGGTGTATACATTGACTGGACAATGTCAGTGTGCCACAcacactttattttttttttctccttttccgcGAGTCAACGAATGTGGGCACTCGACACTAACATTCCATCGTACATTCGCGATCCTCGTAACACTAATAGAGAATCTATCTAGGACCTAGGATAAAACGGAGACAAACCGACATCTAATACATCACTACGTCACtatggaattatttaaaaacctGATATAAGACaaggatttttaatattataaaatgttacaaaaatatattacaaaattacaaattacgtATTCCTACATGTATGAGTCTCTGTCacagttattaattttttgaatatacTGCCGAACTCTTCAGAATAACATCTTCCATCGCGCATCTGACTTTAATGAACGCTCTTTTGAATTCCAAACCGCAACCTTTGGACAAACGGAAATCAACCAATATATTTCCGtccatttctataaaattcacTTTAAAAACCAGAGACATTTTGCGTCGATCCATGGTCAATATCGTCACCTgcaaacatataataatgacTGCATCGCAAAGTTCACTACCAGTAGTGAAAATTTATAGTGCATATGATATAtgctataaattttcaatactgATATATCACTTTATATCACCATGtgctttttcattttttatattatatagagcGTCTTACCACGCCAGACTCATTAACGCGATAAGcgtatttctctttctcgcaaTATCTTATTAGTCTCTTTACAGTTTCCTCGCATTCTATTTTAACAAAGAATCTAGTCATTCGGCGAACCAATCTTTGAAAGGAGTTTTGCTGGAAGGAAAACATATAAagttgtagaaatattttttcgagataattgtacgttaattcaaaatttatttagtaaaagATGTTATACCTGACTGGGTTGTGTAAACGCCTGTAATTGTGTACCTAACAAAAGATCTTCCACGTGAGCGGGTTGGGAAAATGAAAACGTTGGACGATTGcctaaattaaattgaatcgCATCGTTCTCCATCCCGGGAAATTCGGGTTGTGACAAGCACACATTTCTTAGATTTTCATCCTCTGCCTGATTCAAACGATTCCGTCCATCTACTTCATCACCTGTAAATCACAAATACTTcatatctgtaaaatataatacttatgGAAATACAAGATTTTGCACAAAACACGGTTTCTATCACTTAGCCAACcattactatataattatacgtaaaaCTTAGCTAAAATTCGTACGCGTTACGTCGGAAGTATGTGCCAATGCGCTCTGCTTTGGTAATCTAGCTTTATGATACTTAATTAAACTCATAGAGCTGTATTACCAAAGAAAAGGCAAGAGCTTTGATGATCACAAAACTCTACGCTGTGGGAAAGCTTCCTAATCCtaattaacattaacaaaGCACTCatgtagcaaaaaaaaaacaataagaaTTCGTCGTATGCAGTATCCACTAAATTAGGTACCGAGTTCCCTTGAGTAATCTTATTAATACTCAGAGTCACTCAGTACCTGACTAAGTAAACACTATCTGGGCGCCTCCAATGTTAATCTTCTATggatattaagaaaaaaaaagaaagaggataTCTATACTAGATATTGAACCCATGTTTTTAAAAGTATCAGTCTAAAACGCCGTTTTACCTTTGCCAAAACTTGTGACAAACCACCTGTGTTGCTTAATGTCCGACATTTTGTATCTTGCCAACGGCGACTCCATAAGAATCTTTCTTATTAACGATAATGACGAATTGTCCACTTTTTTCCACGGTGTAAGAGACATATATTTCCCATCTTTCCACGCGACATATTCGGGACATGCTGCCAGGGGTTGGTCCCATGGCAGTTCTATATTTCAGACATGGACCAGTTAAAAACTAAGGAATGCAAGTCAGGCATTAGatgtttcaataaatttcaaatcaaACGGCACATTGACTTGTACATGTTAGGCAATTTGTTTGCAGTTTTTTAACTGGCAAACGCAAGTTCTAATGTGgagtaaaattaacaaatagaCCGCATACAtttaccaaaaatattaaagcaataatttatgtatgcaGTTTTATAAGGGGAGGGAGAACATTTACCTCCAGCCAACAAAGCCACGAGAATAATTCCACAAGACCATACATCCGCAGGTTCTGCGTTATACGCCCTTACCAGCACCTCCGGTGCGACATAAGGCAGAGTTCCGCATTTCTTCTCCAAAAGACGCTCTTTACCCTGCATACGGTATATCGTTGCTAAGCCAAAGTCActtatctttaaattatcaTTGTTATCGAGAAGCAAATTCTCTGGCTTGAGATCTCTGTGCGCAACTCCGCGACTATGCAGATACTCTACTCCAGAAATCAATTGTCTAAAATACTTTTGCGCTTCCCACATCGGCATACCGATATCAGGTTCTGTAAAGAGCTCGAAATTTAATTCCGCACCTTTTACTATCTCTCCCACATGTTTCTGTATCGTTCTATAAATTCCAGTATAATCTTACCAATTCTATCAAATAACTCTCCGCCCGAGGCatattccaaaaatatatattccatgTTGGGTTCGCTGCGTTTTCCAAAATACTGTATAATATTTGGATTCGACAACATACGATGAATAGCGGTTTCCTTTCGAACTGTTTGCCTCGCGTCCGGATGTTTCTCAATGTCAACCATTTTCATAGCAACGGCTTCGCCTGTAGATTTATTTACAACTAGTTTAACCCTGCGCAAACAGTatcaaattataatcaaaattggagtaaaatgtacattttattattttccttaattaatatattttcctaaatataaaagaaaacttGTCTATGAAAAATCACACGTGGAGGTAGCGCGAAATCAATCAAAGCCTTGAAATCAGTAACGAAGCGAGTCTCTCAACGTGCGTCCCGAACAATGGGAACAATGGATCTCGTGAGTCACGGCCGAATTATCTGCCGAGGACGAATAATGCGGACGCGGGCGTGGATCGCCGTCAGGTTCAAACAAAGGAGAAGAAAGGAGGACTACGTACTCGCCGTAGGCACCCTCGCCCAGGGTGTGCCCCAGGAACCAGCCGTCCACGAACTCCGTCATTTCGGCATGCCTCCGTTCGGACGCGACGACGGAATATTCTCGACGCCTTATCGCGCGCTCTGCAAGCAATCGCGTATTTCAGCGTGGTGAAACGACGACGTACCGTTCCCCGGCGACGAGGATCTCGGTGCTCCGGGCGTCGAGCGCGCGCCCGATCGCGCCTCGGACGAAAATATACTTACGCGCGAAGTCGATCCGGCCGTAACGGCCGACAGGATTTTCAAGCACGTGGTTACGGCGGGTTACATGGAGAAGCCCGTCGCGCCAcactctctccctccctctttctccgtcgctctgtctctctctctcaacgaAAGCCGGCACGCGCGAAAATTATCATCGGCGCCGCGTGCTAACGTGAAATTCACGATGATTATCCGCGCGACGACGGTGGGACGACACGCGACACCTTTAACGCCGGGATCGCGCGAGCCAGACGCACCAGACCGCCGTTCGACGCATCTCCACGAAGGACCCACGAAAATTTACGCGACCACGGAccacgcgagagagaaagcgaggggaaggaggaagaagagagagggagcgaTGAGAAGGGAAGAGCGCAGGCGCGACGAGTTGCCTCAAGCCTTCTTCACAATCGGAGCAGTCAATCGACCGATTATTCCATTGAAACTGACCAATCGCATTTGTCGTTGAGCAGATTGACCAATCATGGTTGGCACTTGATCGGCCGCCAGGTTCTCATGCGGATCAATGCGGATCGCGAACGGCAGCCGCAGGCTGCACTCTCGTGCACTCCCGTGGGGAAAGTGCTGGCAGAGGGCGACCTTATATATACGATCGCAGCGCTTCGCGGCTAGCGGACGATCTGTGAAGCACAGGNNNNNNNNNNNNNNNNNNNNNNNNNNNNNNNNNNNNNNNNNNNNNNNNNNNNNNNNNNNNNNNNNNNNNNNNNNNNNNNNNNNNNNNNNNNNNNNNNNNNNNNNNNNNNNNNNNNNNNNNNNNNNNNNNNNNNNNNNNNNNNNNNNNNNNNNNNNNNNNNNNNNNNNNNNNNNNNNNNNNNNNNNNNNNNNNNNNNNNNNNNNNNNNNNNNNNNNNNNNNNNNNNNNNNNNNNNNNNNNNNNNNNNNNNNNNNNNNNNNNNNNNNNNNNNNNNNNNNNNNNNNNNNNNNNNNNNNNNNNNNNNNNNNNNNNNNNNNNNNNNNNNNNNNNNNNNNNNNNNNNNNNNNNNNNNNNNNNNNNNNNNNNNNNNNNNNNNNNNNNNNNNNNNNNNNNNNNNNNNNNNNNNNNNNNNNNNNNNNNNNNNNNNNNNNNNNNNNNNNNNNNNNNNNNNNNNNNNNNNNNNNNNNNNNNNNNNNNNNNNNNNNNNNNNNNNNNNNNNNNGTCGTTGTAAGAGGCATACCCCCACCACGTGAGTTTCGCGCCCTGTGTATACGACCATattatgcccgatctacaatagctatagtaagctgtagtaagcctcaagtcgtaagaaattgaccaattactggcgaatgtgaggagaatgatcgactgtgattggtcaatttcttacatcttgaggcttactacagctattgtagatcgggtaTTAGGCtccggacacacactttttcgtaacagtaatgcccgcccggtgtccacgatgcaagaactgtgtccaagtttcggtttgagccaatgaaactgctacttttctgtaagagctgcaagttgattggcttaaatcgaaacttggacacagttcttgcatcgtggacaccgggcttaacagtaggatttcgaccaatcgtgTTACTCGATTCGGCCGTACGTTCCCGAATCGAgtaacgcgattggtcgaaatcttACTGTCACGTTCTACTGAAAGTGTGTGTGGCCAGCTTTACACTGTAGGATCTCTATTATTattgggagctttccagcaagcgacacaagtcgacacaaacgtcgttctatctttcttttttggcaatgagtaacaaagacaaaacgacacttgtgtcgacttgtgttaCTTGCTGGAAAGCCCCCATTgttaagcccggtgtccacgatgcaagaactgtccaagttttggtttaagccaatgaaactgctattTTTCTGTAAGAACTGCAAGTTTATTGGtttaaatcgaaacttggacacagttcttgcatcgtggacaccgggctttacGGAAGCGAGACCGGCGAGACGTCGTGATCACGTCGTGATCGAGGAGTGACGGAGGATTTCGTGTATTTTCAAGGCGCAGATAACTTAAGAAGCTGTTACCATTCATTTCTTTAAGTATTTCGAAGTTTGAGAGGCCAAAGGTAATTTCGCTTTAACTAAATCGCACACAAATAATAATCCATTGAAATCGACGAAGAAAACGGACGTGTTATgttgacatttattttcaacgtTATATACTTTGTTGTATTaatccttttttcttctttaaactCTCTTGCAGGCACGTTCGATCATCATGAAGCTGTCCATGAACAAACTTCACCGTACTCAAGATATCTCATTGCCATCGAAAATCGCCCGTTATTTTTTTGACAAACTtttgctgggtctacaatgcgagtcataaagtcgtgagtcgcaagaattgaccaatcacagtcgattattctcctcaaatttgACTGTGATtagtcaattcttgcgactcacgactttgcgactcgcattgtagacccagcatttGATTTCTCtccgatttattttataaactgttTCTTATTCTGAATAGCGGTCTGCACTTCATTACgttcttttacttttaactCGTGTTGTTTTTCAATCTCATTTAAACGGGATCAATACTTCTGTGGTGAATTTACAACTTCTGACTGTATTTCACTTATCATCTTGGACAGCTAAAATTGATAAAGTgcgcgttaaaaatttatcgattATTGTACGGCAATAAAAGTgtaaagcccggtgtccacgatgcgagaactgtgtccaagtttcggtttaagccaatgaaactgctacttttctgtaagagctgcaagttgattggctaaagccc
Proteins encoded:
- the Hdac1 gene encoding histone deacetylase HDAC1 yields the protein MDPVKMSMQQHSRKRVCYYYDSDIGNYYYGQGHPMKPHRIRMTHNLLLNYGLYRKMEIYRPHKATADEMTKFHSDEYIRFLRSIRPDNMSEYNKQMQRFNVGEDCPVFDGLYEFCQLSAGGSVAAAVKLNKQASEICINWGGGLHHAKKSEASGFCYVNDIVLGILELLKYHQRVLYIDIDVHHGDGVEEAFYTTDRVMTVSFHKYGEYFPGTGDLRDIGAGKGKYYAVNIPLRDGMDDESYESIFVPIISKVMETFQPSAVVLQCGADSLTGDRLGCFNLTVRGHGKCVEFVKKYNLPFLMVGGGGYTIRNVSRCWTYETSVALGCEIANELPYNDYFEYFGPDFKLHISPSNMANQNTPEYLDKIKTRLFENLRMLPHAPGVQVQAIPEDGAVIEDSEAEEKANPDDRLPQRDLDKRMQHENEYSDSEDEGEGGRRDNRSYKGSRKRPRLEKGQEAMDTDVKKEDDIKAEPKENEKDEKMNPTNEEAKKDGGANP
- the LOC139813319 gene encoding serine/threonine-protein kinase grp isoform X2, giving the protein MKMVDIEKHPDARQTVRKETAIHRMLSNPNIIQYFGKRSEPNMEYIFLEYASGGELFDRIEPDIGMPMWEAQKYFRQLISGVEYLHSRGVAHRDLKPENLLLDNNDNLKISDFGLATIYRMQGKERLLEKKCGTLPYVAPEVLVRAYNAEPADVWSCGIILVALLAGELPWDQPLAACPEYVAWKDGKYMSLTPWKKVDNSSLSLIRKILMESPLARYKMSDIKQHRWFVTSFGKGDEVDGRNRLNQAEDENLRNVCLSQPEFPGMENDAIQFNLGNRPTFSFSQPAHVEDLLLGTQLQAFTQPSQQNSFQRLVRRMTRFFVKIECEETVKRLIRYCEKEKYAYRVNESGVVTILTMDRRKMSLVFKVNFIEMDGNILVDFRLSKGCGLEFKRAFIKVRCAMEDVILKSSAVYSKN
- the LOC139813319 gene encoding serine/threonine-protein kinase grp isoform X1, which produces MTEFVDGWFLGHTLGEGAYGEVKLVVNKSTGEAVAMKMVDIEKHPDARQTVRKETAIHRMLSNPNIIQYFGKRSEPNMEYIFLEYASGGELFDRIEPDIGMPMWEAQKYFRQLISGVEYLHSRGVAHRDLKPENLLLDNNDNLKISDFGLATIYRMQGKERLLEKKCGTLPYVAPEVLVRAYNAEPADVWSCGIILVALLAGELPWDQPLAACPEYVAWKDGKYMSLTPWKKVDNSSLSLIRKILMESPLARYKMSDIKQHRWFVTSFGKGDEVDGRNRLNQAEDENLRNVCLSQPEFPGMENDAIQFNLGNRPTFSFSQPAHVEDLLLGTQLQAFTQPSQQNSFQRLVRRMTRFFVKIECEETVKRLIRYCEKEKYAYRVNESGVVTILTMDRRKMSLVFKVNFIEMDGNILVDFRLSKGCGLEFKRAFIKVRCAMEDVILKSSAVYSKN